The region GATCGTTACAGCAGGTGGTGAAAGTAACGACGAGCTCTCATTACGTCGAAAGGCGAAAGGCGCCTAAAAGACATATTCTTCCCCAATATGTTCCCATCTAGATAGTTGGAAACTTAATCGGGGGAGTTGCTTTGACTTTAGAACATGGCGCATTTGTTGATCGCCACATAGGTCCAACGCACGCAAATGAAGTTGCGATGCTTGAGCAACTTGGTTTTAAATCACTCGATACATTCATTTCTGCTGTCGTGCCTTCTGCAATTGCGATGAAAGAACCGCTGGAGAAGCATCTGCCTAGTGCGGTTACTGAAGTCGAAGCGATCGAATTACTCCGCGAAATGGCTTCCGAGAACCATGTCTTTACTTCACTTATCGGCACCGGTTATTACGGAACAGTTACACCAGCGGTGATTAAGAGAAACGTTTTAGAGAATCCCGCCTGGTATACGGCTTACACACCGTACCAACCTGAAATCTCTCAAGGCCGCTTAGAAGCGCTCTTTGCTTTTCAAACCGTGGTCTGCGATCTCACCGGTTTAACTATTGCTAACGCATCAATGCTCGACGAAGGTACTGCCGCAGCCGAGGCTATGACGCTGGCCCGCCGCAATTTCAAGGGCTCGGACGATGCGGTATTTGTAGTCGATTCATCACTTCACCCACAGAGCAAAGCCGTTGTCATTACTCGCGCTAAGCCACTGGGTATCAAAGTTGTTGAAGTAGATATCAAGTCCGCTGCTGATATTTCTGGCATCGAATACTTCGGTGTTCTTGTTCAGTACCCAAACACTTTTGGCGAGATTTACGATTATTCTGATTTAGCGGAAACAATTCATAGCAAAGATGCTTACTTAATCGCAGCAACGGATCTCTTGGCTCTTACACTTTTAAAGGCGCCAGGGGAGTGGGGCGCAGATGTCGCGATCGGTAGCGCACAACGCTTCGGTGTCCCTATGGGATTCGGCGGACCACATGCTGGTTTCATGTCAGTGCGGACAGGTTTAGAACGTTCACTGCCCGGTCGCTTAATCGGCCAGAGCGTCGATGTTCATGGAAATCCCGCATTTCGTTTAGCGTTGCAGACTCGCGAACAACATATCCGCCGCGATAAAGCCACTAGCAATATTTGTACCGCTCAAGTACTGCTTGCGAATATGAGCGCCTTCTACGCAATGTGGCACGGCCCAGTTGGCCTCAAGAAGATCGCCAACCGCGTTCACGGTCTTACACATATATTCGCAACTGCACTTACTTCAAAGGGCGTCAAGATTGCTAATGAAAGCTACTTTGATACTTTAACAATAAACGTTGATTACACCGATAAATTTATGAAGAGCGCCGAAGAGTTAAAAATCAATCTGCGTAAGATTTCGCAGACCCAAATCGGTATCTCATTCGATGAAACAACCACGGTTGATCTCTTAAACCAATTAGCAAAGATCTTTGGTATCTCAATCGATCTATCAGTGCAGGGGAGTGGTTTACCTTCTTTCGCGCAAAGAGAGAGTTCGTATCTGGCACATCCAGTCTTTAACACCTATCACTCCGAAACTTCAATGATGCGTTACCTACGCATGCTCTCAGATCGCGACCTAGCGCTAGATCGCACGATGATTCCGCTTGGTTCTTGCACGATGAAGTTAAATGCGGCTACTGAAATGGAAGCTGTAACTTGGCCTGAATTCTCGGCGCTGCACCCATTCTCACCCGCCAACCAGAGCGCAGGATCTCGCCGAATGATTAAAGAGCTCTCTGACTGGTTAGTTGCCATCACTGGCTACGACGCAGTTTCCCTGCAACCAAATGCGGGAAGCCAAGGAGAATTTGCTGGGTTGCTCGCAATCCGCAATTACCATGATTCACGCGGTGATAACCACCGCACTATTTGCTTGATTCCATCGAGCGCGCACGGCACAAATGCCGCAAGTGCGGTGATGGCCGGGATGCAGGTTGTCGTTGTCTCTTGTGATGAGCTTGGAAACGTTTCAGTTGCAGATATCAAAGAGAAGATCGCCGAACACGGCGCCAATCTCGCAGCGCTAATGGTTACCTATCCATCAACACATGGCGTATTTGAATCTGCGATCGGTGAAATCTGCGAGTTGGTACATGCAGCAGGCGGTCAGGTCTACGTTGATGGTGCAAATTTGAATGCGTTAGTTGGTCTTGCGCAACCTGGAAAGTTTGGCGCAGATGTTTCGCACTTAAATCTCCATAAAACATTCTGTATTCCGCATGGCGGTGGGGGACCGGGAGTAGGTCCAGTAATCGCACGTGCGCACTTAGCGCCATTCTTGCCAAACCATCCGCTGGATGAAACAGCAGGACCTGCAACAGGACCTGGTCCGATTTCGGCTGCGCCATTTGGTTCAGCAAGTATCTTGCCGATTTCTTGGAGTTACATACGAATGATGGGGGGAGCAGGGCTAACGCATGCAACTCAAGTGGCGATCTTGTCTGCTAATTACATGGCGAAGAAGTTAGCGCCGTACTATCCAATTTTGTATACAGGTGAAGGCGGGTTAATCGCCCACGAGTGCATCTTGGATCTCCGTGAGATCACCAAAGTCAGCGGTGTAACGGTTGATGACATCGCAAAGCGTTTGATGGATTTTGGTTTCCACGCACCAACGATGAGCTTCCCAGTTCCAGGCACTTTAATGATTGAGCCAACTGAATCCGAGGATGTTCGGGAGATGGATCGCTTTATCAACGCCATGGTTGAGATCCACCGCGAGATCTCTGAGATAACTGTTGGGGCTATTGCGGTTGAAGATTCAGCGCTACGCCACGCACCTCATACATCAGGCGCCGTCGTTAATAGCCAATGGGATCGTCGTTATTCACGCGAAATGGGAGCCTTTCCAGCGCCTGCTAGCGGTCTTATAAGCGGTGAACTGATCGGAACTGCCGGTAAGTATTGGCCGAGCGTTGGCCGTATCGATGGCGCTTATGGAGATCGAAATCTGGTCTGCTCATGTGCACCGATCGAGTCTTACGCCTAATTAACGCCTAGGCCTTGCGGGGCAGGGTTGATTTAGTATTACTTAACATAATGTAACTTATCGGCGTTAGGTCTGAGTATGCGTGAAATACCCCAACGGGTCGTCTGTAGCAACGCCTCGATAACTATCGCCTGCGACATCTTGGAAACGCCATTTATTCGCTCTACAAAGGTGATTGGAACTTCGATTTCGTTTGCACCAGCAAGATGGGCAGCAAGTCCCATCTCAATTTGATAGCAATAACCAGTTGCCTGCATATCGCTAAGTTTTAAAGCTTTGAGTAGATCAACGCTGTAAACCCGGAAACCACCAGTTAAGTCATTTAACGGGATTCCAAGGGCCAATTTGGCATATGCAGTGCCCGCTCGCGATAGATACTGGCGTCGCTTAGGCCAATTAACTACCGATCCGCCAGGTATCCATCTAGTTCCCAGAACAATCAATTTTCCAGGTTCGATCGCTGCAATCATCTTCTCTAAATCGACAACTCGGTGTGATCCATCGGCATCCATAGTTACTACATGGGTGTAACTCGAATCAGCGAGAACTTGTACAAATCCCGCCCGATAAGCAGCACCCAATCCGCCTTTACCGGGCCTGCGAAGTATCGACACCCAAGGTAGATGTAAATTATCGACAATGTTGGCAGTTCCATCTGGTGAATTATCATCGATGACAATGACATCAAAATTACTTCTTTTATTTGCACGAAATTCGGTTAACTTATCAAGTAGCTCAACGATAGAAACAGCCTCGTTGTAAGTCGGAATCAGAAGAGCAATCTTAATTGTCATCGATAAACCCTCTTGCGAATTCCGATAGCGAAGATAAGCGATGCAAAGACAACAAGAAGGGGAGCCACTCCCCCTAGACGATCAGCCAACGTTTGATGGTTTGAAATCTTTAGATCTCCAGAGATCGAAGTTGAGATGTTTTCTGGTGTCTGAGATACCACGGCACCATTATTATCGATAAAGGCAGAGATGCCAACGGTAGAAACGCTGAGAATATCGCGAGAATGCTCAACTGCGCGAATTCTTGTGATCGCTAGTTGCTGGGCGCTTTCGGCGGTATTTGCAAAGGTCGCGCTATTTGTTTGAACAATAATTGCACCAGACTGATTCGCGCTCTCGCGAACCAAACCATCGTTGATAATTTCATAGCAAATGATCGGTGCTACTTGATATCCACCAATTTCATGCGATACAAAGCCCTGACCAGGCTTGAAATCGTTTACCGACTTTGCATATGGAGACACAATTTCAGCGATTCGGCGCAGAGGCATGTACTCACCGAAAGGCGTTAAGTAGCGCTTAATGTATGTCGATTCGACTTCTCCCATTGCGTCATACATGACAGAAGCATTCGCCGGCGCTCCTTGCTCTGTAAGAACCACGCCTGCAATCAGCGGCATATCTATCTCTTTAACCACCGTTTTAATGTCTGCGAGAACTTCGGGATAGTTTCGCGGATCAATATCAATGGCATTTTCTGGCCAAATAACTGCATCGTACTTCTGCTTCACAAGTTGGCGCGTGGTGTCGCGATGCAGGTAGAAGACCGCCTTAGCACGCGAGTTGAACTCAAGACCAACTGAAGGAGTATTTCCCTGAATCGCTATTAGAGAAATCTTCTCCGTCGT is a window of Candidatus Planktophila lacus DNA encoding:
- the gcvP gene encoding aminomethyl-transferring glycine dehydrogenase; translation: MLEQLGFKSLDTFISAVVPSAIAMKEPLEKHLPSAVTEVEAIELLREMASENHVFTSLIGTGYYGTVTPAVIKRNVLENPAWYTAYTPYQPEISQGRLEALFAFQTVVCDLTGLTIANASMLDEGTAAAEAMTLARRNFKGSDDAVFVVDSSLHPQSKAVVITRAKPLGIKVVEVDIKSAADISGIEYFGVLVQYPNTFGEIYDYSDLAETIHSKDAYLIAATDLLALTLLKAPGEWGADVAIGSAQRFGVPMGFGGPHAGFMSVRTGLERSLPGRLIGQSVDVHGNPAFRLALQTREQHIRRDKATSNICTAQVLLANMSAFYAMWHGPVGLKKIANRVHGLTHIFATALTSKGVKIANESYFDTLTINVDYTDKFMKSAEELKINLRKISQTQIGISFDETTTVDLLNQLAKIFGISIDLSVQGSGLPSFAQRESSYLAHPVFNTYHSETSMMRYLRMLSDRDLALDRTMIPLGSCTMKLNAATEMEAVTWPEFSALHPFSPANQSAGSRRMIKELSDWLVAITGYDAVSLQPNAGSQGEFAGLLAIRNYHDSRGDNHRTICLIPSSAHGTNAASAVMAGMQVVVVSCDELGNVSVADIKEKIAEHGANLAALMVTYPSTHGVFESAIGEICELVHAAGGQVYVDGANLNALVGLAQPGKFGADVSHLNLHKTFCIPHGGGGPGVGPVIARAHLAPFLPNHPLDETAGPATGPGPISAAPFGSASILPISWSYIRMMGGAGLTHATQVAILSANYMAKKLAPYYPILYTGEGGLIAHECILDLREITKVSGVTVDDIAKRLMDFGFHAPTMSFPVPGTLMIEPTESEDVREMDRFINAMVEIHREISEITVGAIAVEDSALRHAPHTSGAVVNSQWDRRYSREMGAFPAPASGLISGELIGTAGKYWPSVGRIDGAYGDRNLVCSCAPIESYA
- a CDS encoding polyprenol monophosphomannose synthase; amino-acid sequence: MTIKIALLIPTYNEAVSIVELLDKLTEFRANKRSNFDVIVIDDNSPDGTANIVDNLHLPWVSILRRPGKGGLGAAYRAGFVQVLADSSYTHVVTMDADGSHRVVDLEKMIAAIEPGKLIVLGTRWIPGGSVVNWPKRRQYLSRAGTAYAKLALGIPLNDLTGGFRVYSVDLLKALKLSDMQATGYCYQIEMGLAAHLAGANEIEVPITFVERINGVSKMSQAIVIEALLQTTRWGISRILRPNADKLHYVK
- the lnt gene encoding apolipoprotein N-acyltransferase, which gives rise to MVIFLFSALLVSAAFEPIGIWYLALVGYALFFRGLSKSRRPVRASFIFGAILNGIVLHWSSKYVGALPWLLLTSLQAAFYLPVGWIYRKTSSLRWVLLTFLICEELRARFPFGGFAWTRIAFSQVESPLLPLVSIGGVLLLSFATLLSALALNRLKVRTLVLVAVGFLIVAFLPNNPTTTEKISLIAIQGNTPSVGLEFNSRAKAVFYLHRDTTRQLVKQKYDAVIWPENAIDIDPRNYPEVLADIKTVVKEIDMPLIAGVVLTEQGAPANASVMYDAMGEVESTYIKRYLTPFGEYMPLRRIAEIVSPYAKSVNDFKPGQGFVSHEIGGYQVAPIICYEIINDGLVRESANQSGAIIVQTNSATFANTAESAQQLAITRIRAVEHSRDILSVSTVGISAFIDNNGAVVSQTPENISTSISGDLKISNHQTLADRLGGVAPLLVVFASLIFAIGIRKRVYR